Part of the Nocardia farcinica genome, GGTCGGCCTCGCGCCAGATCAGCTCGATCGCGCGGAGCACGCGGGCGTCGGTGAGAGTGGCCGGGGCGGTGAGGGTGTCAGTCATCACTCATCATCTGCTTCCACTGGGCGTAGGCGGCACGCATGCCGGTCTCGTCGGTGACGTGGGCGGTGGGCCAGCCCTCCGGGCTCGGCTTCTCCCTGGCCAGGCCGCGATTGACCAGGATCGGCATGTCCGGGTCGCCCTGGGCGCCGCGCTGGACGCGATCCCAGCCCTCGGCGTCGTCGGGGGTGCCGAACCCGAAGGGGCCCTGGAAGTGCTCGTGCACCCGCAGCCTGGCCCGGTTGACGGGATTCACGATCTCGGCCGGGCCGTCCGGGCCGATGGCGATGTGCTCGATGGTGGTCTCGTCCACCGAGATCGGGCGCAGCACCCGGAAGAACGCCGCCGACATCGACACGTTGGGGAACAGGTTGAGGTTGAACCCGGTGCCGTGCATGGCGCGCACCAGCTTGCGGACCGCGGCGTCGTCGAGGCCGGTGGCCTTCAGCTCGGCGACCAGGTCGTCGAAGCGGGCCTGCAGGGGTTCGCTGCCGTCGTCGGCGTCGAGATCGGAGTGCTCGGGCACCATCTGCATCACCGAATGCCCGTGGCCGAGATCGTGGGTCACCGCCTCGGGGTCGGTCATGAACGACATCATGTCCGCGGTCTCGGCGTCCACCGAGGCCATCCACGAGCGGTGCACGATCGGGAAGTGGTAGCCGTCGGTGGTGTTCTCCAGCTGGATCTTCCAGTTGCCGTGGAAGGTGAACCGGTGGGTGCCCAGCACCTTGATCGGGTAGCCGCCGCCCTGCTTCATGAACCGGTCGATCCAGAGCTTGGCGTCGCCGAGATGGTCGGCCAGCGGCTCGATGTCGGTGGCGAAGGTGGCGAACACCATGCCGCCGTAGGACTCGGTGCGCAGCTTGCGCAGCGACAGATCGCCCTTGGACACGACGCCC contains:
- a CDS encoding aromatic ring-hydroxylating oxygenase subunit alpha codes for the protein MTAHSAAPHRAPADLVDGDRVAARIYTDPEIFELEMTKIFESTWIWVAHESEIARPGSFKSTYVGRQPVIVTRNRKGEINTLLNRCRHRGASICEQRSGVANGFTCPYHAWSYSLDGQLRGIPYPDGYEGVVSKGDLSLRKLRTESYGGMVFATFATDIEPLADHLGDAKLWIDRFMKQGGGYPIKVLGTHRFTFHGNWKIQLENTTDGYHFPIVHRSWMASVDAETADMMSFMTDPEAVTHDLGHGHSVMQMVPEHSDLDADDGSEPLQARFDDLVAELKATGLDDAAVRKLVRAMHGTGFNLNLFPNVSMSAAFFRVLRPISVDETTIEHIAIGPDGPAEIVNPVNRARLRVHEHFQGPFGFGTPDDAEGWDRVQRGAQGDPDMPILVNRGLAREKPSPEGWPTAHVTDETGMRAAYAQWKQMMSDD